In Haloterrigena turkmenica DSM 5511, a single genomic region encodes these proteins:
- a CDS encoding SRPBCC family protein, with amino-acid sequence MTVRVDRSFELAASPERVWEFIADPENRARAISVVQRYTVEDSEARRVTWHVELPIPLVRKTIAVETEDVTREPPSYVKFVGNSKVMDVTGEHEIVETDDGTRLENRFIVDGKLPGVEKFFKRNLDDELRNLQRALERDLRSSPSEEP; translated from the coding sequence ATGACTGTACGCGTCGACCGCTCGTTCGAACTCGCCGCCTCGCCCGAGCGCGTCTGGGAGTTCATCGCCGATCCGGAGAACCGGGCCCGGGCGATCAGCGTGGTCCAGCGGTACACCGTCGAGGACTCGGAGGCCCGACGGGTCACCTGGCACGTCGAGCTCCCGATCCCGCTCGTCCGGAAAACGATCGCCGTCGAGACCGAGGACGTCACGCGCGAGCCGCCGTCGTACGTCAAGTTCGTCGGCAACTCGAAAGTGATGGACGTCACCGGCGAACACGAGATCGTCGAGACCGACGACGGCACCCGCCTCGAGAACCGCTTCATCGTCGACGGTAAACTACCGGGCGTCGAGAAGTTCTTCAAGCGCAATCTGGACGACGAGCTCCGGAACCTCCAGCGGGCGCTCGAGCGAGACCTGCGGTCGTCGCCCTCCGAGGAACCATGA
- a CDS encoding MoaD/ThiS family protein, which produces MTAETTEATETATGEARERRTAQGESTGTTPQTTVTVRCTGHVRDAVGAHELEYTFEGTRLREFLEAFFDDYDVEELLIAETEADATHSGWAPVPDDLPGTWRKNPEGEQTRPFARVCINGRFNEHFEGFETELEDGDRVALIYPFMFCC; this is translated from the coding sequence ATGACCGCCGAAACAACCGAGGCGACCGAGACGGCCACAGGCGAGGCTCGAGAGCGACGAACAGCGCAGGGAGAGTCGACTGGGACGACGCCGCAGACGACCGTCACCGTCCGCTGTACCGGCCACGTCCGCGACGCCGTCGGCGCCCACGAACTCGAGTACACCTTCGAGGGGACGCGTCTCCGGGAGTTCCTCGAGGCCTTCTTCGACGACTACGACGTCGAGGAGCTGCTGATCGCGGAGACCGAAGCGGACGCGACCCACAGCGGCTGGGCGCCGGTTCCCGACGACCTGCCCGGCACGTGGCGCAAGAACCCAGAAGGCGAACAGACCCGGCCGTTCGCCCGCGTCTGCATCAACGGCCGGTTCAACGAACATTTCGAGGGATTCGAGACGGAACTCGAGGACGGGGACCGCGTCGCGCTGATCTATCCGTTCATGTTCTGCTGCTGA
- a CDS encoding TIGR04347 family pseudo-SAM/SPASM protein — MISISKLLCDLDAEGDGLRYDAADGSSKPQITEEKQRRPVVVWNATRRCNLYCSHCYAGADLKAAPSEFSTREAKTFLEGVADFGAPVILFSGGEPLVRDDLTELVDYAADLGLRPVLSSNGTLLTREKAEALNEAGLQYAGISVDGLPDRNDEFRGKDGAFEAAVRGIENCLDVGLKTGLRYTITEANAPDLEGVVDLLVEKGLDRFCFYHLDYGGRGAEIVDVDLSPQEKREAIEQVADLTIEYHDRGEEIETLLVGNYADAAFLVEYAREEFGEAKARAVYDYLERNGGDPTGERIADVDYAGNVHPTQFWQGYSLGNVRDRPFGEIWEDESNPLLSALREREDRLTGKCADCRYKSICRGASRLRALATTGDLFAPDPQCYLRDEEIRGEHPGSVAGGAAD, encoded by the coding sequence GTGATCTCGATCAGTAAACTCCTCTGTGATCTCGACGCCGAGGGGGACGGACTGCGCTACGACGCGGCCGACGGCTCCTCGAAGCCCCAGATCACCGAGGAGAAACAGCGCCGGCCGGTCGTCGTCTGGAACGCCACGCGGCGGTGCAACCTCTACTGCTCGCACTGCTACGCCGGCGCCGATCTCAAGGCGGCCCCCAGCGAGTTCTCGACGCGCGAGGCGAAGACCTTCCTCGAGGGGGTGGCCGATTTCGGCGCGCCCGTCATCCTCTTCTCGGGGGGCGAACCGCTCGTTCGTGACGACCTGACCGAACTGGTCGACTACGCCGCCGATCTCGGCCTGCGCCCGGTGCTCTCCTCGAACGGGACCCTGCTGACGCGGGAGAAGGCCGAGGCGCTCAACGAAGCGGGCCTGCAGTACGCCGGCATCTCCGTCGACGGCCTGCCCGACCGCAACGACGAGTTCCGCGGCAAGGACGGCGCGTTCGAGGCCGCCGTCCGCGGCATCGAGAACTGTCTTGACGTCGGCCTCAAGACGGGCCTGCGGTACACGATCACTGAGGCCAACGCCCCGGACCTGGAGGGGGTGGTGGACCTGCTGGTCGAGAAGGGGCTGGACCGGTTCTGTTTCTACCACCTCGATTACGGCGGCCGCGGCGCCGAAATCGTCGACGTCGACCTCTCCCCGCAGGAGAAACGCGAGGCCATCGAGCAGGTCGCCGACCTCACGATCGAGTACCACGACCGCGGCGAGGAGATCGAGACCCTGCTCGTGGGCAACTACGCCGATGCCGCCTTCCTCGTCGAGTACGCCCGCGAGGAGTTCGGCGAGGCGAAGGCGCGAGCGGTCTACGACTACCTCGAGCGAAACGGCGGCGATCCGACTGGCGAGCGGATCGCCGACGTCGACTACGCGGGCAACGTCCATCCGACGCAGTTCTGGCAGGGCTACAGCCTGGGCAACGTCCGCGACCGGCCGTTCGGCGAGATCTGGGAGGATGAGTCGAACCCGCTGCTGTCGGCGCTGCGCGAGCGCGAAGACCGGCTCACCGGGAAGTGTGCGGACTGTCGATATAAGTCGATCTGTCGGGGCGCGTCGCGGCTGCGCGCGCTCGCGACGACGGGGGACCTGTTCGCGCCGGACCCGCAGTGTTACCTCCGGGACGAGGAGATCCGCGGCGAGCACCCGGGATCGGTCGCGGGCGGCGCCGCCGACTGA
- a CDS encoding DUF7525 family protein — MATETESTTDMGVGLALALGAVATIGALVMFTGAPDVTAAWGFAAAIGFSALAVVGIHLYWD; from the coding sequence ATGGCCACGGAAACCGAGTCAACGACGGACATGGGTGTTGGACTGGCGCTCGCACTCGGCGCGGTCGCGACGATCGGTGCGCTGGTGATGTTTACCGGCGCGCCGGACGTCACCGCCGCCTGGGGATTCGCTGCAGCGATTGGTTTTAGCGCGCTCGCCGTCGTCGGCATCCACCTCTACTGGGACTGA
- a CDS encoding DUF7123 family protein: MTDYSDEEQRILSYLRESAARGEQYFRAKNIADAIGLSSKQVGVRLPHLAEKSDDVDIEKWGRARSTTWKVSLS; this comes from the coding sequence ATGACCGATTACTCCGACGAAGAGCAGCGAATTCTCTCGTACCTCCGGGAGAGTGCCGCCCGAGGCGAACAGTACTTCCGGGCGAAGAACATCGCGGACGCGATCGGACTCTCGTCGAAACAGGTCGGCGTGCGACTCCCCCATCTGGCGGAGAAATCAGACGACGTCGACATCGAGAAATGGGGACGTGCTCGGTCGACGACCTGGAAAGTCTCCCTCAGTTGA
- a CDS encoding TIGR04053 family radical SAM/SPASM domain-containing protein, whose amino-acid sequence MRPGTLDTSDRPMVLIWELTQACGLACDHCRADARPNRHPDELPTAEGKRLLEDAAEFGDGQLVVLSGGDPLVRDDVEELIAHGDDLGLRMTITPSGTGSLTADRIRAMADAGLKRMAVSIDGATPESHDEFRGETGSFEETIRAVEDAKAAGLPVQVNTTVCRQTVGELPEIRDLLREIGAVMWSVFFLVPIGRGRILEPINPDEADAVMAWLDEVSDEEPFGLKTTEAPHYRRVSMQRQRARADENGKDDGSDGGPPAQGIKRRGGIVAGDGFAFVSHTGEVFPSGFLPESAGNVRQRPVTELYRESELFRNLRDRDTLTGKCGACPYRHVCGGSRSRAFATTGDPFASDPLCPYVPDDYDGPLPWDGDNEWDTAVGD is encoded by the coding sequence ATGCGCCCCGGCACTCTCGATACGTCCGACCGACCGATGGTCCTCATCTGGGAACTCACCCAGGCCTGCGGGCTGGCCTGCGATCACTGTCGGGCCGACGCCCGGCCGAACCGCCACCCCGACGAGCTCCCGACCGCCGAGGGGAAACGCCTGCTCGAGGACGCCGCCGAGTTCGGCGACGGCCAACTGGTCGTCCTCTCGGGCGGCGACCCCCTCGTGCGCGACGATGTCGAGGAGTTGATCGCCCACGGCGACGACCTGGGACTTCGGATGACGATCACGCCGAGCGGCACCGGCTCGCTGACCGCCGACCGCATTCGGGCGATGGCCGACGCCGGGCTCAAGCGGATGGCCGTCAGCATCGACGGCGCCACCCCCGAGAGCCACGACGAGTTCCGCGGCGAAACCGGCAGCTTCGAGGAGACCATCCGCGCCGTCGAGGACGCGAAGGCGGCGGGACTGCCTGTCCAAGTCAACACGACGGTCTGTCGCCAGACGGTCGGCGAACTCCCCGAAATCCGGGACCTCCTGCGGGAAATCGGCGCCGTGATGTGGAGCGTCTTCTTTCTCGTTCCCATCGGCCGCGGCCGGATCTTAGAGCCGATCAATCCCGACGAGGCCGACGCCGTGATGGCCTGGCTCGACGAGGTCAGCGACGAGGAGCCGTTCGGGCTCAAGACGACCGAGGCGCCCCACTACCGGCGCGTTTCGATGCAACGACAGCGCGCTCGAGCGGACGAGAACGGCAAAGACGATGGCAGCGACGGCGGACCACCCGCGCAGGGAATCAAGCGCCGCGGCGGGATCGTCGCCGGGGACGGCTTCGCCTTCGTGAGCCACACCGGCGAGGTCTTCCCCTCCGGCTTCCTGCCGGAATCCGCCGGGAACGTCCGGCAACGACCCGTTACCGAACTCTACCGCGAGTCGGAGCTCTTCCGAAACCTTCGCGACCGCGATACCCTCACCGGCAAGTGCGGAGCCTGTCCGTACCGCCACGTCTGCGGCGGGAGTCGCTCGCGGGCGTTCGCGACGACCGGCGACCCGTTCGCGAGCGACCCGCTCTGTCCGTACGTTCCCGACGACTACGACGGGCCGCTCCCGTGGGACGGCGACAATGAGTGGGACACTGCAGTCGGGGACTGA
- a CDS encoding carbon-nitrogen family hydrolase, producing the protein MTGGTDETLRLALAQLEVEPTAVDENVERALEAISRAAERGADLVALPELFNVGYFAFDSYNRLAEPLEGETLTRLREAAADHEIAVLAGSIVEDLAATETADTPAEEGLANTAALFDADGGLQLVYRKHHLFGYQSAESELLVPGERIETATVAGVPVGATTCYDLRFPELYRRLIDAGAELVLVPSAWPYPRIEHWETLSRARAIENQAFVATINGSGRFPDEDATLLGRSTVYDPWGTTLASSGDDPTLVVADLDLGAVDRIREEFPALRDRRL; encoded by the coding sequence ATGACCGGGGGGACCGACGAGACGCTCAGACTCGCGCTCGCCCAACTCGAGGTCGAACCGACCGCGGTCGACGAAAACGTCGAGCGGGCGCTCGAGGCGATTTCCCGTGCCGCCGAGCGGGGCGCCGACCTCGTCGCGCTCCCGGAGCTGTTCAACGTCGGCTACTTCGCGTTCGACAGTTACAACCGTCTCGCCGAACCCCTCGAGGGGGAGACGCTCACGCGACTTCGCGAGGCCGCGGCGGACCACGAGATCGCAGTCCTGGCGGGGAGTATCGTCGAGGACCTCGCGGCCACCGAGACCGCCGACACCCCGGCCGAGGAGGGGCTCGCCAACACCGCGGCGCTGTTCGACGCCGACGGCGGGTTGCAACTGGTCTACCGGAAACACCACCTCTTCGGCTACCAGTCGGCCGAGTCGGAGCTGCTCGTCCCCGGCGAGCGCATCGAGACGGCGACCGTCGCCGGCGTCCCCGTCGGCGCGACGACCTGTTACGACCTGCGGTTTCCGGAACTGTACCGGCGGCTGATCGACGCCGGCGCGGAACTGGTCCTCGTCCCGAGCGCGTGGCCCTACCCGCGGATCGAACACTGGGAAACGCTTTCGCGCGCGCGGGCGATCGAGAATCAGGCCTTCGTCGCGACGATCAACGGCTCGGGTCGGTTCCCTGACGAAGACGCGACGCTGCTCGGTCGCTCGACCGTTTACGACCCGTGGGGGACGACCCTGGCCTCGAGCGGCGACGATCCGACGCTGGTCGTCGCCGACCTCGACCTCGGCGCGGTCGACCGGATTCGCGAGGAGTTTCCGGCGCTGCGGGACCGACGCCTGTAA
- a CDS encoding Htur_1727 family rSAM-partnered candidate RiPP, whose translation MVEKARRDRVEADERGNPTRQWEVFLREEPGDPLRHVGSVAAGSESEAHEHASRLFGWYAVDVWLCPADAVGRYSTRGLESEAERSDDDGDGTDADDGDGDDDREGDDGEPRVYKETAGASEVNSL comes from the coding sequence ATGGTCGAGAAAGCACGACGCGATCGGGTCGAGGCCGACGAACGGGGGAACCCGACGCGACAGTGGGAAGTGTTCCTGCGCGAGGAGCCCGGCGATCCGCTGCGACACGTCGGCAGCGTGGCGGCCGGCAGCGAGAGCGAGGCCCACGAACACGCCTCGCGGCTGTTCGGCTGGTACGCCGTCGACGTCTGGCTCTGCCCGGCCGACGCGGTCGGGCGGTACTCGACGCGCGGCCTCGAGTCCGAGGCCGAGCGATCCGACGACGATGGCGACGGTACCGATGCCGACGACGGTGACGGAGACGATGACCGCGAGGGCGATGACGGAGAACCGCGCGTTTACAAGGAAACCGCCGGCGCCTCGGAGGTGAACAGCCTGTGA
- a CDS encoding CGCGG family putative rSAM-modified RiPP protein: MRNSSADPDIEPVTRREHDVSWSANLEKPRHAADRDLVVSQAEDAVEATAAGTHVNLVTHGDHGRPENYLWDELEAAFEGIDLEYVDRCGCGGHVTRVHVSE; this comes from the coding sequence ATGCGCAACAGTAGTGCGGATCCCGACATCGAGCCCGTCACCCGCCGCGAACACGACGTCTCGTGGTCGGCGAACCTCGAGAAACCCCGCCACGCGGCCGACCGCGACCTCGTCGTCTCGCAGGCCGAAGACGCGGTCGAAGCGACCGCCGCGGGTACCCACGTCAACCTCGTCACGCACGGCGACCACGGCCGGCCCGAGAACTATCTCTGGGACGAACTCGAGGCCGCGTTCGAGGGGATCGACCTCGAGTACGTCGATCGCTGTGGCTGCGGCGGCCACGTGACGCGAGTGCACGTCAGCGAGTGA
- a CDS encoding acyl-CoA carboxylase subunit beta, with the protein MEDRIDELQDLRAEAELGGGEARIEKQHDKGKMTARERIDYFLDEGTFTEFDQLRTHQTSQFGMEEKKIPGDGVVTGYGEVNGRTTFVFAHDFTVFGGSLGEVFAEKICKVMDMAMEVGAPVVGLNDSAGARIQEGVKSLAGFTEIFRRNQEASGVVPQISSIMGPCAGGAVYSPSITDFIFMVKDTSHMYITGPGVTKTVTGEEVTHEELGGAMTHAGKTGVAQFACESEEQALDDIKRLLSYLPQNNMEDPPRVEPWDDPDRRDEELKSIVPPSPQKPYDMVDVIDSVVDEGSFFEVAGNFAKEIVVGFGRLDGRSVGLVANQPRVNAGTLTVDSSMKGSRFIRFCDSFNIPIVTFVDVPGYMPGTDQEHRGIIRHGAKLLYAYAEATVPLLTVITRKAYGGAYCVMASKNLGADVNYAWPTAEIAVMGPQGAVNILYREELKESDNPDELRDELIEEYREEFANPYTATDKGFLDDVIVPTETRPRLIDDLEMLETKREQNPDKKHGNIPL; encoded by the coding sequence ATGGAAGACCGCATCGACGAACTCCAGGACCTCCGCGCGGAGGCCGAACTGGGCGGCGGCGAGGCCCGTATCGAGAAGCAACACGACAAGGGGAAGATGACCGCTCGGGAGCGGATCGACTACTTCCTCGACGAGGGCACCTTCACGGAGTTCGATCAGCTTCGAACCCACCAGACGAGCCAGTTTGGGATGGAGGAGAAGAAGATCCCCGGCGACGGCGTCGTCACGGGTTACGGCGAGGTCAACGGGCGGACCACCTTCGTCTTCGCCCACGACTTCACCGTCTTCGGCGGCTCGCTCGGCGAGGTCTTCGCCGAGAAGATCTGCAAGGTCATGGACATGGCGATGGAGGTCGGCGCGCCCGTCGTCGGGCTCAACGACTCCGCCGGCGCCCGAATTCAGGAGGGGGTCAAGAGTCTGGCCGGATTCACGGAGATCTTCCGGCGCAATCAGGAAGCCAGCGGCGTCGTCCCCCAGATCTCCTCCATCATGGGGCCCTGCGCCGGCGGCGCGGTGTACTCGCCGTCGATCACCGACTTCATCTTCATGGTGAAGGACACGAGCCACATGTACATCACCGGGCCCGGCGTCACCAAGACCGTCACCGGCGAGGAGGTCACCCACGAGGAGCTCGGCGGCGCGATGACCCACGCCGGTAAGACCGGCGTCGCCCAGTTCGCCTGCGAGAGCGAGGAACAGGCCTTGGACGACATCAAGCGCCTGCTCTCCTACCTCCCGCAGAACAACATGGAAGACCCGCCCCGCGTCGAGCCGTGGGACGACCCCGATCGGCGCGACGAGGAACTCAAGTCGATCGTCCCGCCGAGCCCCCAGAAGCCCTACGACATGGTCGACGTCATCGACAGCGTCGTCGACGAGGGCTCGTTCTTCGAAGTGGCGGGCAACTTCGCCAAGGAAATCGTCGTCGGTTTCGGCCGCCTCGACGGGCGCTCGGTCGGCCTCGTCGCCAACCAGCCCCGCGTCAACGCCGGCACGCTCACCGTCGACTCCTCGATGAAGGGGTCGCGGTTCATCCGCTTCTGTGACTCCTTTAACATCCCCATCGTCACCTTCGTCGACGTCCCGGGCTACATGCCCGGCACCGATCAGGAACACCGCGGGATCATCCGTCACGGCGCGAAGCTTCTCTACGCGTACGCGGAAGCGACCGTCCCCCTGCTCACCGTGATCACACGGAAGGCCTACGGCGGCGCCTACTGCGTCATGGCATCCAAGAACCTCGGCGCCGACGTCAACTACGCCTGGCCGACCGCCGAGATCGCGGTCATGGGGCCCCAGGGCGCGGTCAACATCCTCTATCGGGAAGAGCTCAAGGAGTCCGACAACCCCGACGAGCTCCGGGACGAACTCATCGAGGAGTACCGCGAGGAGTTCGCCAACCCGTACACTGCAACGGATAAAGGGTTCTTGGACGACGTCATCGTTCCCACCGAGACGCGGCCGCGGCTGATCGACGATCTCGAGATGCTCGAGACCAAACGCGAACAGAACCCGGACAAGAAACACGGCAATATCCCGCTGTAA
- a CDS encoding sensor histidine kinase, producing the protein MVRWHRVITVAGLVLVVVALATAAATLADGGTVLETVLDVFLISAPGLVLLSVGVWLPGTDIDADLHPRIAAWIVGGIAVMVGLIALRAADPDVDVTFTVSTQTASVATGSIVGLAVGVHEARAITHSRTLERQNEELQEKHAVERRNDELEATKAQLERANALLEASNERLEEFAYAASHDLQEPLRMVSSYLQLIERRYADELDEDGREFIEFAVDGADRMRAMIDGLLEYSRVETQGDPFEPVDLEAVLDDVLTDLQLRIEETDAAIARDPLPTVTGDAGQLRQVFQNLLSNALEYSGDDPPRVAVSAAEIDSEWVISVRDEGIGIDPADTDRIFALFQRLHSVEESVGSGIGLAVCKRIVERHGGEIRVDSEPGEGSTFSVAIPRSRTEKPSTDGRSARTPST; encoded by the coding sequence ATGGTCCGTTGGCACCGCGTAATCACCGTAGCCGGGCTCGTCCTCGTTGTCGTCGCGCTCGCCACCGCGGCCGCGACGCTCGCCGACGGCGGGACCGTCCTCGAGACAGTGCTCGACGTCTTCCTGATCAGCGCCCCGGGGCTGGTACTGCTGTCCGTCGGCGTCTGGCTCCCGGGGACCGATATCGACGCCGACCTCCATCCGCGGATCGCCGCGTGGATCGTCGGCGGAATCGCGGTGATGGTCGGCCTGATCGCACTGCGCGCGGCCGATCCCGACGTCGACGTGACGTTCACCGTTAGCACGCAGACGGCGTCGGTCGCGACCGGGTCGATCGTCGGGCTGGCCGTCGGCGTCCACGAGGCCCGCGCGATCACCCACTCCCGAACGCTCGAGCGACAGAACGAGGAACTGCAGGAGAAACACGCCGTCGAGCGGCGCAACGACGAACTGGAGGCGACCAAGGCGCAGCTCGAGCGCGCCAACGCTCTGCTCGAGGCCTCGAACGAACGCCTCGAGGAGTTCGCCTACGCGGCCAGCCACGACCTGCAAGAGCCCCTGCGGATGGTCTCGAGCTACCTCCAGTTGATCGAGCGCCGGTACGCGGACGAGTTAGACGAGGACGGCCGGGAGTTCATCGAGTTCGCGGTCGACGGCGCCGACCGCATGCGCGCGATGATCGACGGCTTACTCGAGTACTCGCGGGTCGAGACGCAGGGCGATCCGTTCGAACCCGTCGATCTCGAGGCGGTCCTCGACGACGTGCTCACCGATCTCCAGCTTCGGATCGAGGAGACCGACGCCGCGATCGCTCGCGACCCGCTCCCGACGGTGACCGGCGACGCCGGCCAACTGCGGCAGGTGTTCCAGAACCTGCTGTCGAACGCCCTCGAGTACAGCGGCGACGACCCGCCACGCGTGGCCGTGTCGGCGGCGGAGATCGACTCCGAGTGGGTGATTTCGGTCCGCGACGAGGGGATCGGAATCGATCCCGCGGACACCGACCGGATCTTCGCGCTCTTCCAGCGGCTCCACTCGGTCGAGGAAAGCGTCGGCTCAGGGATCGGACTGGCGGTTTGCAAACGCATCGTCGAGCGTCACGGCGGTGAGATTCGCGTCGACTCCGAACCCGGCGAGGGCTCGACGTTTTCCGTCGCGATTCCGCGGTCGCGGACCGAGAAACCGAGTACCGACGGCCGATCCGCTCGGACGCCGTCGACGTGA
- a CDS encoding acetyl-CoA carboxylase biotin carboxylase subunit — translation MFRKVLVANRGEIAVRVMRACEELNIGTVAVYSEADKDSGHVRYADEAYNVGPARAADSYLDHEAVIEAARKADADAIHPGYGFLAENAEFAGKVEEAEGITWIGPSSSAMESLGEKTKARTIMREADVPIVPGTTDPVTDPEAVKEFGEEHGYPIAIKAEGGGGGRGMKVVWEESEVEDQLESAQREGEAYFDNDSVYLERYLEQPRHIEVQILADEHGNVRHLGERDCSLQRRHQKVIEEGPSAALSDELREKIGEAARRGVAAADYTNAGTVEFLVEEEDREAGELLGPDANFYFLEVNTRIQVEHTVTEEITGIDIVKRQIQVAAGEEIDFAQDDVDIDGHAMEFRINAENAAEDFAPATGGTLETYDPPGGIGVRLDDALRQGDDLVTDYDSMIAKLVVWGEDRDECIERSLRALREYEIEGIPTIIPFHRLMLTDEEFVASTHTTKYLDEELDETRIEEAQEQWGGDTGDGAGDDEESVEREFTVEVNGKRFEVELEEHGAPAIPAGDVDVGGGQAERPQPGGGSSGGDELEGSGETVDAEMQGTILDVTVEVGDEVAAGDVLVVLEAMKMENDIVASKGGTVTEIAVEEDQSVDMGDTLVVLE, via the coding sequence ATGTTTCGGAAGGTTCTCGTGGCGAACCGCGGGGAGATCGCGGTTCGAGTGATGCGCGCGTGCGAGGAGTTGAACATCGGGACCGTCGCCGTCTACTCCGAGGCCGACAAGGACTCGGGACACGTCCGCTACGCCGACGAGGCGTACAACGTGGGGCCGGCCCGCGCGGCCGACTCGTATCTCGATCACGAGGCCGTCATCGAGGCCGCCCGGAAAGCCGACGCCGACGCCATCCACCCCGGCTACGGCTTCCTCGCGGAGAACGCCGAGTTCGCGGGCAAGGTCGAGGAGGCGGAGGGCATCACCTGGATCGGTCCCTCGAGTTCGGCGATGGAGTCGCTGGGCGAGAAGACCAAGGCCCGCACGATCATGCGCGAGGCCGACGTGCCGATCGTCCCCGGGACCACGGACCCCGTCACCGATCCGGAAGCGGTCAAAGAGTTCGGCGAAGAACACGGCTACCCGATCGCCATCAAGGCCGAGGGCGGCGGCGGCGGCCGCGGGATGAAGGTCGTCTGGGAGGAAAGCGAAGTCGAGGACCAACTCGAGAGCGCCCAGCGCGAGGGCGAGGCCTACTTCGATAACGATTCGGTCTACCTCGAGCGCTACCTCGAGCAACCCCGTCACATCGAGGTCCAGATTCTGGCCGACGAACACGGTAACGTCCGCCATCTCGGCGAGCGGGACTGTTCGCTCCAGCGCCGTCACCAGAAGGTCATCGAGGAGGGGCCGTCGGCTGCCCTCTCGGACGAACTCCGCGAGAAGATCGGCGAGGCCGCCCGCCGCGGCGTCGCTGCGGCCGACTACACCAACGCCGGCACCGTCGAGTTCCTCGTCGAAGAGGAGGACCGCGAGGCGGGCGAACTGCTCGGTCCCGACGCGAACTTCTACTTCCTCGAGGTCAACACGCGGATCCAGGTCGAGCACACGGTCACCGAGGAGATCACCGGGATCGACATCGTCAAGCGCCAGATTCAGGTCGCCGCCGGCGAGGAGATCGACTTCGCACAGGACGACGTCGACATCGACGGCCACGCGATGGAGTTCCGGATCAACGCCGAGAACGCGGCCGAGGACTTCGCGCCCGCGACTGGCGGAACCCTCGAGACCTACGACCCGCCGGGCGGGATCGGCGTCCGACTCGACGACGCCCTGCGGCAGGGCGACGACCTCGTCACCGACTACGACTCGATGATCGCGAAACTGGTCGTCTGGGGCGAGGACCGCGACGAGTGTATCGAGCGCTCGCTGCGCGCGCTGCGAGAGTACGAGATCGAGGGGATCCCGACGATCATCCCGTTCCACCGGCTGATGCTCACCGACGAGGAGTTCGTCGCGAGCACGCACACGACGAAGTACCTAGACGAGGAACTCGACGAGACCCGCATCGAGGAGGCCCAGGAACAGTGGGGCGGCGACACCGGCGACGGAGCCGGCGACGACGAGGAGTCCGTCGAACGCGAGTTCACCGTCGAGGTCAACGGGAAGCGCTTCGAGGTCGAACTCGAGGAACACGGCGCGCCAGCCATCCCGGCCGGCGACGTCGACGTCGGCGGCGGACAGGCCGAACGGCCACAACCCGGCGGCGGCTCCAGCGGCGGCGACGAACTCGAGGGCAGCGGCGAGACCGTCGACGCCGAGATGCAGGGCACCATCCTCGACGTCACGGTCGAGGTCGGCGACGAGGTCGCCGCCGGCGACGTGCTGGTCGTCCTCGAGGCGATGAAGATGGAAAACGACATCGTCGCCTCCAAGGGCGGCACTGTCACCGAGATCGCCGTCGAGGAAGACCAGAGCGTCGATATGGGCGATACGCTGGTCGTCCTCGAGTAA